One Malania oleifera isolate guangnan ecotype guangnan chromosome 10, ASM2987363v1, whole genome shotgun sequence genomic region harbors:
- the LOC131166080 gene encoding cyclin-U2-1, with amino-acid sequence MGSASLAISPRKLRSDVYSYSYQEDSNIPLVISVLASLIERTMARNKRIAKNCAWALSKDSRTRVFDCHEAPDLTIQSYLERIFRYTRAGPSVYVVAYVYIDRFCQLYPGFRINAGNVHRLLITTIMVASKYVEDMNYRNSYFARVGGLTTEEMNRLEFEYLFLMGFKLHVNVSVFESYCCHLEREVSIGGGYHIERTLRCAEEIKSKQRDQEGRFNQTARIML; translated from the exons ATGGGCTCTGCTTCTCTTGCGATTTCACCGAGAAAGCTTCGATCTGACGTTTACTCCTACTCGTACCAAGAAGACTCCAACATCCCGTTGGTGATCTCAGTTCTCGCTTCCCTCATTGAGAGGACTATGGCTAGGAACAAAAGGATCGCCAAGAATTGCGCATGGGCTCTGTCAAAAGACTCCAGGACTCGCGTTTTTGATTGCCACGAGGCGCCGGATTTGACAATTCAATCGTACCTGGAGAGGATTTTCCGGTACACCAGAGCCGGGCCGTCGGTGTACGTTGTTGCCTACGTGTATATTGATCGGTTCTGCCAGCTTTATCCGGGGTTTCGGATCAATGCCGGCAATGTGCATAGGCTGCTCATTACGACCATCATGGTGGCTTCTAAGTATGTTGAGGACAT GAATTATAGGAATTCATACTTTGCAAGAGTTGGGGGATTGACAACGGAAGAAATGAACAGATTGGAATTTGAATATCTGTTCCTGATGGGATTCAAGTTGCATGTGAATGTGAGTGTGTTTGAGAGCTACTGTTGTCATCTGGAAAGGGAAGTGAGCATCGGAGGAGGGTATCACATAGAGAGGACTTTGCGCTGCGCTGAAGAAATCAAATCAAAACAGAGAGATCAAGAGGGAAGGTTTAATCAGACTGCCCGAATTATGTTGTAG